The following are encoded together in the Labrus mixtus chromosome 2, fLabMix1.1, whole genome shotgun sequence genome:
- the cacng3a gene encoding voltage-dependent calcium channel gamma-3 subunit yields MRVCNRGVMMLLTTAGAFCAFSLMTIAVGTDYWLYSRGVCRSKSQNDNDTVRKNEEVLTHSGLWRTCCTEGTFRGVCKDIDHFAEDGDYEQDAAEYLLRAVRASSLFPILSVGLLFLGGVCVAASEFYKSRYNVILCAGILFVSAGLSNIIGIIVYISANSGDPSQSDNKKSYAYGWSFYFGALSFVLAEMVGVLAVHVFIEKHRQLRTKGRPSLMKPPVSRTSSYFRNRYYSNRSRRYSSRSNHSVGDSNLQSFQTSLLRDREPSLSDDSKITMAGLPSPVTVGSEFMLYTLASPLKDSEIDMDEDDLTTAAAHNNTEMLPGNCAANRRTTPV; encoded by the exons ATGAGGGTGTGTAACCGGGGTGTCATGATGCTGCTGACCACGGCGGGAGCTTTCTGCGCCTTCAGCCTCATGACCATCGCCGTTGGCACGGACTACTGGCTGTACTCTCGAGGAGTGTGTCGCTCCAAGAGCCAAAACGACAACGACACCGTCCGCAAAAATGAGGAGGTCCTGACCCACTCCGGTCTGTGGAGGACCTGCTGCACCGAGG gtACATTTCGGGGTGTTTGCAAAGACATCGACCATTTTGCTGAAGATGGAGACTATGAGCAGGACGCTGCAGAGTATTTACTAC GAGCAGTACGAGCCTCCAGCCTGTTCCCCATCCTCAGCGTGGGGTTATTATTCCTCGGAGGTGTTTGTGTAGCTGCCAGTGAGTTCTACAAGTCACGCTACAATGTCATCCTCTGTGCAGGGATactctttgtttctgcag GTCTCAGCAACATTATTGGTATTATCGTCTACATATCAGCCAACTCCGGTGACCCCAGCCAGAGCGACAACAAGAAGAGCTACGCATACGGCTGGTCTTTTTATTTCGGAGCTCTGTCCTTCGTGCTGGCTGAGATGGTGGGCGTCCTGGCCGTGCATGTTTTTATAGAAAAACACCGTCAGCTCCGCACTAAAGGCCGGCCCTCCCTCATGAAGCCGCCCGTCTCCCGCACCTCGTCTTACTTCCGCAATCGGTACTACAGCAACCGCAGCCGCAGGTACAGCTCCAGGAGCAACCACAGTGTAGGAGACTCCAACTTACAGTCCTTTCAGACATCCTTGCTAAGGGACAGAGAGCCATCCCTCTCAGATGATTCTAAGATCACAATGGCAGGTTTGCCATCACCTGTGACAGTGGGGTCAGAGTTCATGCTCTACACTTTGGCCTCACCGCTCAAAGACAGTGAAATTGACATGGATGAAGATGATTTAACTACTGCAGCTgctcacaacaacacagagatgcTGCCGGGAAACTGTGCGGCCAACAGAAGGACGACGCCTGTttaa